The following DNA comes from Anopheles arabiensis isolate DONGOLA chromosome 3, AaraD3, whole genome shotgun sequence.
TGGAGTCTTCCGAGTAGGTCGACAGATTCTCTATCTCGTCTTTCAATGCATTAAgttgcgtttcgtgttgtAGCTCCATTTCGGCCATCTTCGCACGAATTCCCGCttccattttttccttttcagcCAGCAAGATCTGTTTCTGCAGCTCCTGCTCCTTCTCTAAGCGTTTCAGCGCCAACTGTGCCGATAGTCGGGAGGAAGCGACACTTCCTTGCCTGGTTGGAGTGGGGTTTTCCGGATGGCTCTTTGCAGTGTTCGGGCTAGGAAGAGGCTTAGCGGGCAGTTCCTTGCTAATACCAGGCGTCGCTTCCGATTGTTGCTTCCCCTCCGGGAGATCGGGCTGCTGGCTTGCCTTTGCAACCGCCATCGCTTTTTCGCTCTTAGGGCGCCGTGTCTTCATTGACGTTTTTGGCCCTTGTTCCGCGCACTTGTCGCACACCCAGAAAGCTTCTGAGACGCTTTCTCCCACTCCAGCACAATTGAAGTGACACCATTTCTTACACTCCTGGCACTGCACCATATCATCGATATCGTTGGGTAAACTGCACTTCACACAATCACTCTTAGTCGCGGGCATCTTGTCACTTAACTTAACTTAACTCGTGGGCACTTTACGCGTAGACTTTGAACTTTCAAGAAGTTTTTTAAGAATGTTGCGACGATCGCTTTTGCAAAGGGgtttatttaataatataatCACGAAAACCAAGCTTTTTGTAGCGAgacttgtttatttgtgttaaGCTTAAAAAACGTCTTGGCTTCTCCTTTGCGAATGAACTCGTTAAGTGTTTTTAGCGCGCTTAAATCGGTTTGACCTCTCTGACCTTAGCCGCGattttgtcccttttttggAGAGCTGGTTGGTTTCTTCTAACTGATTTCCCTCTCTTTTCCACGATCTATTCCCTTTTCCACGATCTATTCTATACGCCATCTAGTGGGCATTGATGGCACCTATCATTATTCGAAATTATTGATCAATATTCGAAATCATTCGAACATCAACAATCCGCTGTCAGTTTAAAGCCGTCCCAACAACAATATCCGTTCCAAcaatcggtatgggttcagtattaGTTCCCGGACCGATATGGGTGCTTGAGATCTTAAAGCCGGCGtgcattgtccgtactcgctagtgtaatttcgattttcactagcgcatctgacggcggctggtggaagcttgtTTTGGTTTACATGGTTTAcaatggtcgtgccggatctcaaatttaagtagtATTTCCATCGTTTTTGGATGCAAAATTTGATGAAATACTTGCAAAACATATTAATACATcaattacaaaacttttccagTCTTGTCAACGTAAAAAAACATcagaaaaaacatattttctgaagcggctgcAAACTGTTTGGTAAAAAGCTTCGGTCAgacgccgccagatgcgcttacgaaaatcgaaattacactgcACGAGTACGGTCGATGTACCCCGGCCTTTACATCGGCATGGCTTTAGTACCAgctccaggaccggtatgggtgcAGTATCAGTTCCGTATGGGTTCTCGACCGTTTTCAGTACCGAACTCGGTTAGTTCAAGGACCGACATGAGCTCGTGATTCAGTGATTGGTACCAGAGTAAGGGTCCGGATTCGGTTACAGGTCAACTCATGATTCGTCATAAGTTCTTAACTTGTATTGGGTTAAGAAGCTGTGTAATTTTATGTACATCTCAGAGTAAAAAGACTCTCTAAaattttgttatatttatCCATATAGTGATGGTAATTgcgccggtctcgtagtacagtcgtcaactcgtacgacttaacaacatgcccgtcatgggttcaatccccaaatagactgcgccgccatacgtaggactgactatcctgctatgggggggggggggggaatcaattagtcactgaaaaccaagcccacaagtgggtacaggcaggccttgaccgacatcggttgttgagccaaagaagaagaagaagtgatggtaaaaatgaagattttgtTGGAATCGATACCGGCTAgttccgaagttttctggaatcgattccggatagaaggtccagaatcggcttcggaattggttccggaatcggctccggaaaaggcttcggaattggttacggaatcggctccggaatcggctccgaagtcggctccagaatcggtatcggctccagaatcgaaatcggctccagcatcggaatcggctccggaatcaaaatcagCTCCGTAATCGGAATTGGTACCGGAATAGGCTCtgaaattggttccggaatcggcttcggaattggttccggaattgattccggaatcagattCGGAataggttccggaatcggctttggAATTGGTTGCGGAATAGACTTCGGAATTGGtgccggaatcggctccggaattagaatcggctccggaattggaatcggctgcagaatcagaatcggctccggaattggctccggaatcaaaatcggctccgACATCGGAGTTGACTTtgaaatcagaattggcttcgaaacggagtcggtttcggtaTCTTTATAGGAATAGACTTCCCACaattcttatttcaattcaaaaattaattctcattccggagctaactTCATTTCTGGAATCAagcctgattccgttaccggagcaaatttTGATTTCCaggccgatttcgattccggagtcgattctgattccggagccgattccgattctggaatcgattctggagtcgactctggaatcggatCCTGATTcaaatccggaatcggctctggaatcaactccggaattgactccgaaatcgacttccagcatcggaatcggctccgggattgattccgaacacggaatcggattcTGGTAGGTCCGATTTCGAGCTCTCATCACTAGTTCCATAATCAGgtttaattaacattaaataattattttttaaagtatttaatttaaaatctcCGCTGCTCCATCAGGGTTAAATTGCAATCAAGTTGCAACTTGTCTACAAGCAAGCGCACACCCCACATTGCACACAAACCACAGCTTGTATGCGAGGCGAGCGCCGATGCGAGAAACAACACCACGCGCGCGTTTGTTCACCCATTTTTGCAGCCGCGTTACCATGGTGAGGATGGAAAACCAAAACTAAATATTTTCACACACCACTAAGGAGCTACAAGACAAAAGGAGGGGAAGAAGGTGTGTAAAAGTATGCGCACCACTCCGCGCCCCGTCATGGCCTgctgtgtttatttgttatcGTTCGCGTATCGCATCAGGGTGTGCAGGTGTGCGCGTGTAGAAGCCGTAGTACGGTCGGTCCCCGGTGTGGTGTAGTCCATCTGTGCCCTGCTGTGTGTTCTGCTGTAGGATTAAGGATTGTAAAGTGCAGAAAAAAGGAGTCTTGTGTGCACCTTCTGCTGCACAGCTGTGCGATTTTTTTGGGTATAGATATATAAATAAACCAACGAAGCGTGTTGTTCGCTTAAGACACGGAAAAGAAGACCCTTTGGCACAAACCAAAGACAGGgcgtgtgattgtgtgtgtgtgtgtttgtatttcgCGTGTGTCCTTGCGCGTGGCTTTAAATAACCACCTCGGTACGGCcaacaagcaacaaaacaaaaaaacgaaaaacccaAAATCAGAATGGCAAAATCTGCATCCTTCCTGTTTGAGGTCCGGCCGCTGTCGGGCTCGGTTAAGGCGAAACCCGTCCGCAGTGTCAAGAGTGCCTCGGCTGCAATGCGACCCGTTCCGGCATTTTCGATCGAATCGCTCCAGAAGAACACCTACGTAATGGGGCCACCGAAGGCACAGAAGCGTAAGTCGCAGCGTGCTTTCCCCTTCTGTCGTGATGGTGCtaattttctctctctctttctctctctttttgttctttttttttaacgccCCACCCAGAACGGTACATGATACAGCCGAAGGCGACATCGTTTCGGATGTACTACGAGCGGGGCGATCTGCCGATCAAGATGGAGTATCTGACCGGTGGCGATAAGATCGCCTGGACGGTCGACATCGACAAGCTGGACTACGGCCTGTATCTGCCCCTGTTCTTTGACGGGCTGTCGGAAACGCGCCACCCGTACAAAACGTACGCCCGGCAGGGTGTGCAGGATCTGCTGTCGCACGGCGGCGACAAGATCTATCCCGTCATTCCGCAGCTAATTATACCGATTAAGAGTGAGTGCTGAGGCGCTGCCTCGTGTCGGCGATGATTAGTTTAATTGCAATCGATCTTTCtccaattggaaaatgtatggTGGTCCCATCATCCCTCTTCATCCAATTGCAAACAGCTCCAATTAGTATTCTGGGGGGCATATTCATACCGTGCTGGtgtgctggtttttttttaattgcttccCCTTTCTCTTCCTGCCATTCTCCCCCATCACAGATGCGCTCAACACGCGCAACGTGGAGGTGATGTGTGTTACGCTGAAAATTATTCAACAGCTCGTCATGTCGTCCGATCTCATAGGGCCCGCGCTCGTGCCGTTCTACCGCCAGCTGCTGCCAATGTTTAACGCCTACAAGGTGAAAAACAGTAAGTAGACTTCGTTTTCATGGCTTATCCATGGGTGTTTTTGGTAGCGGTGGTAATGGTGGTGGTCTGACCAAACGACATCCAATGGGTGtcactgtgtgcgtgtgtgtgtgtttgtgagtgctATCGGAGCTAATTTATCGCACAAATTCATATTGATGTGACATTAATGGATTTCCATCGTGTTTGCCACTAACGCGAGAGGATGAATTTTCCATCAGAATAAGctgaaaacgaaacacaaacgaGCAAGACGCAATGTTCGGCTTTAAAAGTCATGTTGATCCGGGGGCTTTGGCCATCATGATGGAACCTTGAAGCTGACGCGGTTCAAGGTGTTTGCTGTAAATGAgtgatagagaaagagagggaggaaAATGGTGGGAAAGATAATTTCTTTCACTTACATTTTTCAACCATTTACACGACATTCTCTTCTCTAGCCTCTGTCGGTGTCGATGGATAGAattccccgttttttttgttcgtgcaATCGTTTTGTCCTTGTTTTTGCCGGTCACTTAATGCACTAATGCGCACCTGACGTGTTGATTGCTTTGGTGTGGGAGTGCGAGAGCCTGACCCCCGTACTGACCTATCTATCCTTTATTCGTCTTcattcttttcgtttcgtgtCTGTTCACGTTGGTCGTTGTGGAAAAGaacgtttattttatttgtttcttttttttacaaaaaaaggaaataaaataaaataaaatgcattcaaTTTAGCATTCCAAGGCCAAGGTTGTACTGTTTTTATGCCGCTGGAATCCGATTATAACTTCCGCACTTTATCGATTTGCTGGTGTGTGCAATGGAGGTGCCCAGTactttgtaaataaataattaaattctcatttttttttatggaattCAAGACGATTGTTAGCAACATGGCTGTTTTATTGCCCCGGGAATATATAATAAAACTAGTCTTAGTGATGTTGTCAGAAGATAATTAAAATTGCATAGAATTGaatactttttgttttaaatttaatagcGTTTTTTGTGGTTTAAAGAATAAATTCCAATAagttttttgaaacaaatattttagtacttttattatcattattattattttcgttatttttatttatattaatttcACTAATATTTctaatcttgtttttttctatttttttattaatattttattaatattttattattattgttattgttcttATTGTTaggtttattattgttatgtTGAATATTATTGTTAGTTTTATTACTGTCATTATTGAtgttagttttattattattagttttgttattattattattattattattattattattattattattattatttttattattattatttttattactataAGCATCATATATTTATATTCTTATAGGTAATTTTAATAGCTATTTCGAAAGGCGTCTAGCTTGGACTAAAGACAAGCGTTGATAGACATTTGGCAAAGATTAATGTTctatttttgaaaatgttaacAGTTTTGATCCACTTCCACtcatattttgcatttttatgctTCTTTGTTCTTTGGTAAAGATGTCTTTTTGGAGGACCTAATACCATACCTTGAGGGGATGGATCAATAAATCACCCCCGTTTTACGAATCAAACACATTCGGGGCGGTTCCGTGGTACAGTGGTccactcgtacgacttaaatACATGCCCATTATGGGTTCAAACCTTATATGATCCCAGTAGCAAGGACTGAGCATCCGTCTGCGTGGTTCTACTACTGCAAATTAGGTCtcaaaaggccggcatgactTCATAGGTCGTTACGCCCAATAGAAGAAGTGTACGACCAGGTTTTGATATAGTAGCCTTATAGTCTAGTGACTTATTATCCAAAGATAGTGAAACGTATGCCGTTGAAAGATACGGTTCAGGTTCAGAAATATAGGGTCGGCATTCTATGGAACTTGAATGACATTGTCCGAAAAGTGGAATGACTTTGTGTTGTTCATGTTTATCATAATAActtcataatcataataacaACTCATTAAGTTGGATTGGTCTGACGTGTACGGGTATAATGATAGATGTTATTGTGCAAAGAATGATGATTTAAAGGAGTaccttttattattattagcaGTCGATTGTATGATCTTTTTCGAAAGATGCCGTGTTTAACAATGGACTACTACCCTTTTACTCCGCAATTAAAACATTCACTCAATTTGCCTAATGCAAGCAGTAAACAATGGCATTAAACACGATATTGATACTGGACAGTTAATTATACAACCGACTTAAAAGCCAGTCCTGAATGCATCACATTACGGTTCAGTTTAATTTCCCGCTAACCAAACCCATTGGCAGCAATCCTCCTTCATCCTTCTCACGGAGTTCCTGTAAAACTTATCAACTATTAATGACAGCCATTTTGTATCATTAATTCTACCGAtttctgtctttctctctctcgcggcTCCTTTCAGTCAACTCGGGCGATGCCATCGACTACGGGCAAAAGAACAACATGAACGTGGGCGATCTAATTGACGAGACGCTGCAGGTGCTGGAGCGGCACGGCGGCGAGGACGCGTTCATCAACATTAAGTACATGGTACCGACGTACGAGTCATGCTATCTGAATTAACCACACACCACcttgaccaccaccaccacccatcgatcgatcggggTGGTATCgcggagagaaaaagaggcgAGAGTGACCGATTTATAGTTGAATTCGCTGCCTGTCTGCCTGTTTGCCTGTCCACTATTAATGGTAGTGGATCGATTCGTAGAGAAATAGCAGCATGGCGTAGTGGAGTgcgggtgtgagtgtgtgtgtgtgtgtttgtgtggtaaGATGGATGGaacagtgttgtgtgtgtggcttaaTGACTTCGATTTCGATATTGCAGGACATTCTCACGAAAGGCGATCAGCGGAGTCGTTTGTCAAGTGTCAACCTGTTTACGCTGAATGATGGTGGAGGCGCGTGCTAGGTGGTTTGGAGTTGAGGtgtgctcacacacacagacacacatacgtacAGAACGTAGCATATTGTGCCAAAATTAGAGTAATGAAAATATCGATTCCCGTTGGACGCCGTAAGTCTTATAAGTACACACAGGACGCAGCGACGACCTGCGGCATTTTCTTACTGCACAGGGAAATtcgaagagaaagagagaaagagaaaaaagagaatgaTTTGTAGGGGAAACTAATGACCCGGAAATCGTCACCGGATAGGATGGCGGTGTAGCCAGTAGGTAATACAATGTGTTCTTTTAGGTTAAACAAAGTTAGCGACTGGAGAGTTAATACTGTTTTCGAAGCTACACAATTACTATCACACACTAGCAATGATTACACTACATTACCACTATTGAAGATTACAAGTTACCACATTGCACAACAGGCAACGAAGCAGCTCACACATCTTTTCATGCAGAAGTAAGAGAAAGGTTGTCTGATGGGATCACCAAGGTCGCTAGAGATAGAGGGGTACATGGGTTTGATTATGGTCGCCATGATGGATTTCTATGAAGACGGACGGACCGATCTGTAGTAATTTATAAACCTTGGGGTGAATAGTAAAATGGTGTAATGTTTACAGTCTCGTAATCCTTTTAGTTTTATCGGAAATGCAAAGCCACCCTAATTCTATTCCAATTTGATTACGTTTAACAATCCTCACAAGGTATTTTACATGTATTGTTTCTATAATTTACCTTACTCAATGTTTTGGAAGGTTTCCATTTATTTGGTTGATTGTAAGGTTGCTAGATAGACTACAGGAGGGTCGttagtagtgatgtgctttCTGGAGCGCACACCGGTCCGACTCCAACcacaaaatggaaccactagatccgcccggagtaggagtcgcccggaatcgtcgggagtcgtttggagtcgtccggagtcgttcggagtcgttcgtagtcggagtcgtctggagtggTTTGAAGGCGTCTGGAGttgtcggagtcgttcggagttggagtcgttcggagcccAATGACTCTTGAAggtccggacgactccgaaagactctggacgattccgaatgactctggacgactccaaacgactccagacgactccgacttgaTGCCATGATGACTGGAGAATTCTATGGAGATTAGCAGATAGGGAGTTATG
Coding sequences within:
- the LOC120900107 gene encoding parkin coregulated gene protein homolog, whose protein sequence is MAKSASFLFEVRPLSGSVKAKPVRSVKSASAAMRPVPAFSIESLQKNTYVMGPPKAQKQRYMIQPKATSFRMYYERGDLPIKMEYLTGGDKIAWTVDIDKLDYGLYLPLFFDGLSETRHPYKTYARQGVQDLLSHGGDKIYPVIPQLIIPIKNALNTRNVEVMCVTLKIIQQLVMSSDLIGPALVPFYRQLLPMFNAYKVKNINSGDAIDYGQKNNMNVGDLIDETLQVLERHGGEDAFINIKYMVPTYESCYLN